The Kribbella sp. NBC_00662 nucleotide sequence TGCAGCAAAAAGTGCAGAAGGAAGCAGAACTCTGACAGGAACCCGGGAGGAGGGGTTGGTCATGTCTGTCGGCGGCGTAGACACCTACTACGACTACGACGAACGCCGGTGGAAATTCCGTCGCCTCGGCGGAGGTCCGGTCCATACGGCTCGCGTCTGTCCCAGCCCACCTGAGGCCGCGGACACCGACCGGACCGACCGGACCGACCGGACGAGGCCTGCGTCGGTTCGCGGTACGACGGAATCCCGAACGGCACGCGTCCGCGCGGGCGAGGATTGATTCACCAACTGCCGGCGAACCGGCAATACAGAGCGCTTCGCGCCGGACGGCACACGGCCAGGCCGAGTGCAGCCAAGCTCGAAAGCCGGGTCTCGTCCTGGCGGCCGGGACTGGGTCCGGCGCGAAGCCATGGAACGAGTCGGCGATCCTGCGGCCCATCGCCCGTTCGGCGTCAGCGGTTGGATGACATCGATACTTGTCATCGTTTGGATGACATGTTATACCGGAGGTGCGTATTGACACCACAGTTGACTTGATGCCACAGGAGGTGCAGACGATGTTGATGCGCACAGACCCGTTCCGCGAGTTCGACCGGCTTGCCCAGCAGGTCTTCGGGAACCAGGCGCCGGGCACGTGGTCGCGGCCGGCCTCGATGCCGATGGACGCCTACCGCCAAGGCGATCAGTACGTCGTTTCCTTCGATCTTCCCGGTGTCGCACCGGACGCGATCGAACTCGACGTCGAGCGCAACGTACTCACGGTGAAGGCCGAGCGCAGGCCGCTCGAGCTCGGTGACGGCGTGGAGATGCAGGTTGCCGAGCGCCCGCTCGGAGTGTTCTCCCGGCAACTGTTCCTGGGCGACACACTGGACCCCGACGGGATCGAGGCCCGCTACGAAGCCGGCGTCCTCACCCTCAGGATCCCGATCGCCGAACGAGCCAAACCACGCAAGATCTCGATCGCGAGCACCGACAACGATCACAAGGAGCTCAACGCCTGATCAGGCGCGCCGGTGGCAGGGTTTGTCGATGTCGACGG carries:
- a CDS encoding Hsp20/alpha crystallin family protein, translating into MLMRTDPFREFDRLAQQVFGNQAPGTWSRPASMPMDAYRQGDQYVVSFDLPGVAPDAIELDVERNVLTVKAERRPLELGDGVEMQVAERPLGVFSRQLFLGDTLDPDGIEARYEAGVLTLRIPIAERAKPRKISIASTDNDHKELNA